A genome region from Sphingobium sp. WTD-1 includes the following:
- a CDS encoding IS5 family transposase (programmed frameshift), which produces MALFWLSDEAWAAIEPHLPKNQPGARRVDDRRVISGIVHVLKVGCRWCDCPVEYGPSTTVYNRFNRWSRRGFWLRPLDALVNAGVVARSTAIDSTYIKAQRAAFGGKGGGSTQAIGRSRGGWTTKVHALTDVIGRPYALMLTPGNVSDGKAAPALLERAGRMRYLLGDKGYDADRLRRSLREGGVTPVIPGRRNRKRAVRYDQQRYRGRHLIENAFCRLKDFRRIATRYDKLAANFLSGVALATAVAFWL; this is translated from the exons ATGGCGTTGTTCTGGCTTTCGGACGAAGCATGGGCGGCGATCGAGCCGCACCTGCCCAAGAACCAGCCCGGTGCGAGACGGGTCGATGATCGTCGGGTGATCTCTGGCATCGTGCACGTGCTCAAGGTTGGGTGTCGCTGGTGCGACTGCCCGGTCGAGTACGGGCCATCAACGACAGTCTACAACCGCTTCAATCGATGGTCGCGGCGGGGCTTCTGGCTCAGGCCGCTCGACGCGCTGGTCAATGCCGGGGTGGTTGCGCGAAGCACCGCGATCGACAGCACCTACATCAAGGCCCAACGCGCAGCGTTCGGTGGAAAAGGGGGCG GCTCGACGCAAGCGATCGGCCGTTCGCGCGGCGGCTGGACGACCAAGGTCCACGCGCTTACCGACGTCATCGGCCGTCCCTATGCGCTAATGCTGACGCCCGGCAACGTCAGTGACGGAAAGGCCGCCCCCGCGCTACTCGAACGCGCCGGGCGGATGCGCTACCTGCTGGGCGACAAAGGCTACGATGCCGACCGGCTGCGTCGCTCACTGCGCGAGGGTGGCGTCACTCCCGTCATTCCCGGCCGCCGCAACCGCAAACGCGCCGTCCGTTACGACCAGCAACGCTACCGCGGCCGCCATTTGATCGAGAACGCCTTCTGCCGATTGAAGGACTTCCGCCGTATCGCCACACGATATGATAAGCTCGCCGCCAATTTCCTCTCAGGCGTCGCGCTCGCCACCGCCGTGGCCTTCTGGCTCTGA
- a CDS encoding acyltransferase family protein — protein sequence MENRGLAYQHAPQRLDWVDVARGIGIIAVVVGHVWTRGPLRDAMYSFHMPLFFLLSGMLSRPHPVGPFTRRQLLGQMRPYAIFLALLILADQIIEPAKGNLPIFHQWPRDLLPILLGGYWLRGPYTIFWFVPCLMIARILFNLALNRWPDPRDRRWALLLIPMLLLAYGIGHATQASPLGLLSVPMAMVLLWIGALWPRLHWRNLWIVPLGLLALAGLAGWLPTLNMKVADYGWPLLSIGSGVATSLLLFRLSARIAPVAGPLAAIGRASLVIMYLHVAIIHYGTPYLAKPWLLALALLAPFALWHLICQSPRLSRWML from the coding sequence ATGGAGAATAGGGGCCTTGCCTATCAACATGCGCCGCAGCGGCTCGACTGGGTCGATGTCGCGCGCGGCATCGGCATCATCGCCGTGGTGGTCGGCCATGTCTGGACGCGCGGACCCTTGCGCGACGCCATGTACAGCTTCCACATGCCACTCTTCTTCCTGCTGTCGGGCATGCTCTCGCGCCCGCACCCTGTCGGGCCCTTCACCCGGCGCCAGTTGCTCGGCCAGATGCGCCCCTATGCGATCTTCCTGGCGCTGCTGATCCTGGCGGACCAGATCATCGAACCGGCCAAGGGCAATCTGCCGATCTTCCACCAATGGCCGCGCGATCTGCTGCCGATCCTGCTCGGCGGCTACTGGCTGCGTGGCCCCTATACCATCTTCTGGTTCGTGCCCTGCCTGATGATCGCGCGCATCCTGTTCAACCTCGCGCTCAACCGCTGGCCCGATCCGCGCGACCGGCGCTGGGCGTTGCTGCTGATCCCGATGCTGCTGCTCGCCTATGGCATCGGCCATGCAACACAGGCCTCGCCGCTCGGCCTGCTGAGCGTGCCGATGGCGATGGTCCTGCTCTGGATCGGCGCGCTCTGGCCGCGGCTGCACTGGCGCAATCTCTGGATCGTGCCGCTCGGGCTGCTCGCGCTGGCGGGCCTTGCCGGCTGGCTGCCGACGCTCAACATGAAGGTCGCCGATTATGGCTGGCCCTTGCTCTCGATCGGATCGGGTGTCGCGACGTCGCTGCTGCTCTTCCGCCTGTCCGCCCGGATCGCGCCCGTGGCAGGCCCGCTCGCCGCGATCGGCCGGGCGTCACTGGTCATCATGTATCTGCACGTCGCGATCATCCATTATGGCACGCCCTATCTGGCCAAGCCCTGGCTGCTCGCGCTCGCCCTGCTGGCGCCCTTCGCCCTGTGGCACCTCATCTGCCAGTCGCCCCGCCTCAGCCGCTGGATGTTGTAG
- a CDS encoding cupin domain-containing protein — protein sequence MTIPISRVSNLLDIPDIATRDERFEDVLRLPGVRIERIISHGHTTPADQPYLQSWDEWVMLLTGTAELELDGIGHYSLRPGDHLLIPAGIAHRVTHSDRATIWLAIHIGENCKASSS from the coding sequence ATGACCATTCCCATTTCACGCGTCAGCAATCTGCTGGATATTCCGGATATCGCAACACGGGATGAGCGTTTCGAAGATGTGCTGCGCCTTCCGGGCGTAAGAATCGAGCGGATCATTTCGCACGGCCACACGACCCCGGCCGACCAGCCCTATCTCCAGTCATGGGACGAATGGGTAATGCTGCTGACGGGAACTGCAGAGTTGGAACTCGATGGTATCGGCCACTACAGCCTGCGCCCCGGTGACCATCTGTTGATCCCCGCAGGTATCGCCCATCGCGTCACCCACAGCGATCGGGCCACAATCTGGCTCGCCATCCATATCGGCGAAAATTGCAAAGCATCATCTTCATAA
- a CDS encoding RNA pseudouridine synthase, with translation MTLLSDKVLFIDGEAIILDKPAGLPVDAPRDGSISLENHLASLTFGFQRWPLAVHRLDRDTSGCLLLARNPKAHKRFAAAFEAGTVEKRYVAVLEGVPEADEGTIELSLKKVSTQAQGWRMIAAKAGKPAVTHWRKLAVKDGRALIAFTPETGRTHQIRVHAQHGLGFGIVGDPVYGDGQGAMLLHSRFLSVPRGDNKPPAQATAPLPQSFVDAGFGPEILEEAGL, from the coding sequence TTGACCCTGCTTAGCGACAAAGTGCTGTTCATCGATGGCGAGGCCATCATCCTCGACAAGCCGGCCGGCCTGCCGGTCGACGCGCCGCGCGACGGATCGATCAGCCTTGAAAACCACCTCGCCTCGCTGACCTTCGGCTTCCAGCGCTGGCCGCTGGCGGTCCACCGGCTGGACCGCGACACCAGCGGCTGCCTGCTGCTCGCCCGCAATCCCAAGGCGCACAAGCGCTTTGCCGCCGCGTTCGAGGCCGGCACGGTCGAGAAGCGCTATGTCGCGGTGCTGGAGGGCGTGCCCGAGGCGGACGAAGGCACGATCGAATTGTCGCTCAAGAAGGTGAGCACCCAGGCGCAGGGCTGGCGTATGATCGCGGCGAAGGCGGGCAAGCCCGCCGTCACCCATTGGCGCAAGCTGGCGGTGAAGGACGGCCGCGCGCTGATCGCCTTCACGCCGGAAACCGGCCGCACCCACCAGATCCGCGTCCATGCCCAGCATGGGCTGGGCTTCGGCATCGTCGGCGACCCGGTCTATGGCGACGGACAGGGCGCGATGCTGCTGCACAGCCGCTTCCTGAGCGTGCCGCGTGGCGACAACAAGCCGCCCGCGCAGGCGACCGCACCGCTGCCGCAGAGCTTCGTCGACGCAGGTTTCGGCCCCGAGATATTGGAGGAAGCCGGGCTATAA
- a CDS encoding FecR domain-containing protein: MARTAAEWIARLNADERAVDDEQAFRAWIAADPAHAADFERATDIWTLVPGTDAATRPAPASARPVSRRRMMAACAGTLVVGGGGMAIMQTAMAGTRYRTAIGEQRRLTLPEGSALFLDADTDVRVLASASRRRLWLERGRVALTVRPSAVPFAIDAGRGRFVAGSGRFDVRRDSDDRLAMTALAGQADVAVAGGQRSLSPGQRIRTDAADVVQLDRPDVETTQAWLSGRAAFHDDRLDAVAAEANRYSLTRLVIADPATAALRVSGMYRMGDNVALGQALAQLLSVPVRQVDDRVLLGG; this comes from the coding sequence ATGGCCCGGACCGCCGCCGAGTGGATTGCAAGGCTGAATGCGGACGAACGGGCGGTGGACGACGAGCAGGCCTTTCGCGCCTGGATCGCCGCCGATCCCGCGCATGCGGCCGATTTCGAGCGGGCGACCGATATCTGGACGCTGGTGCCCGGCACGGATGCTGCGACGCGTCCTGCGCCGGCGTCTGCACGCCCCGTTTCGCGCCGACGGATGATGGCGGCCTGCGCCGGCACTTTGGTGGTGGGCGGCGGCGGCATGGCGATCATGCAGACGGCAATGGCGGGCACCCGCTATCGCACCGCCATCGGCGAGCAGCGCCGGCTGACCCTGCCGGAAGGATCGGCCCTGTTCCTGGATGCTGATACCGATGTCCGGGTGCTGGCGAGCGCCAGCCGGCGGCGGCTGTGGCTGGAACGGGGGCGCGTCGCGCTGACGGTAAGGCCGTCCGCCGTGCCCTTTGCGATCGATGCCGGCCGGGGGCGTTTCGTCGCCGGCAGCGGCCGGTTCGATGTGCGGCGCGACAGTGATGACCGGCTGGCGATGACGGCGCTGGCGGGACAGGCCGATGTCGCGGTCGCCGGCGGGCAACGTAGCCTGTCGCCCGGACAACGCATCCGCACCGATGCCGCCGATGTCGTGCAGCTTGATCGGCCCGATGTCGAAACCACCCAGGCCTGGCTGAGCGGCCGCGCGGCCTTTCATGACGACCGGCTGGATGCGGTGGCGGCGGAGGCCAATCGCTACAGCCTGACCCGGCTGGTGATTGCCGATCCCGCCACCGCCGCGCTGCGGGTGAGCGGCATGTATCGGATGGGCGACAATGTCGCGCTGGGCCAGGCACTGGCGCAATTGCTGTCCGTGCCCGTCCGCCAGGTTGACGACCGGGTGCTGCTGGGCGGCTGA
- the arfB gene encoding alternative ribosome rescue aminoacyl-tRNA hydrolase ArfB — protein MVAIPVTRSIAIDSDEIVESFARASGPGGQHVNTTDSAVMLRFDVAASTGLPDVVKQRLADLAGSRMTRDGVLILRSEGARSQLLNRQEVRERLFALIREATIVPKKRRPTKPTKASQKRRVDGKVKRAAVKQGRGRVRMD, from the coding sequence ATGGTCGCCATCCCCGTCACCCGTTCCATCGCGATCGATAGCGACGAGATTGTCGAGAGCTTCGCGCGCGCGTCGGGGCCGGGCGGCCAGCATGTGAACACCACCGACAGCGCGGTGATGCTGCGCTTCGACGTGGCCGCCTCGACGGGACTGCCCGATGTAGTGAAGCAGCGGCTGGCCGACCTCGCCGGATCGCGCATGACCCGCGACGGCGTGCTGATCCTGCGCAGCGAGGGGGCGCGGTCGCAGTTGCTCAACCGGCAGGAGGTGCGCGAGCGGCTGTTCGCGCTGATCCGCGAGGCGACGATCGTGCCCAAGAAGCGGCGCCCGACCAAGCCGACCAAGGCATCGCAGAAGCGCCGGGTCGACGGCAAGGTCAAGCGCGCAGCCGTGAAACAGGGACGCGGCCGGGTCAGGATGGACTAG
- a CDS encoding sigma-70 family RNA polymerase sigma factor: MPSRRLWTGWAGLLAQVERMTRRSDSEDLLHDAYVRMAARPERPDNEEAFLVRAAVNRAKDSFRREKVRGPANGEDALALLRDGAPLQDEALMAQARLRRVSEGIDQLPPRTREVFLLQRIDNLKYREIAERLDISQSAVEKHMARAMSFLGEWTKDW; encoded by the coding sequence ATGCCATCGCGGCGGCTATGGACCGGCTGGGCCGGGCTGCTGGCGCAGGTCGAGCGGATGACCCGGCGTTCCGACAGCGAGGATCTGTTGCACGATGCCTATGTCCGCATGGCGGCCCGGCCCGAACGGCCCGACAATGAGGAAGCCTTTCTGGTCCGGGCGGCGGTCAACCGGGCGAAGGACAGCTTTCGGCGGGAAAAGGTGCGCGGGCCGGCGAACGGCGAGGATGCGTTGGCATTGCTGCGCGACGGCGCGCCGTTGCAGGACGAGGCGCTGATGGCACAGGCGCGGCTGCGGCGCGTGTCGGAGGGGATCGACCAGTTGCCGCCACGGACCCGCGAGGTGTTCCTGCTGCAGCGGATCGACAATCTCAAATATCGCGAAATTGCCGAACGGCTGGACATCAGCCAGAGCGCGGTCGAGAAACATATGGCCAGGGCGATGAGCTTCCTTGGCGAATGGACGAAGGATTGGTGA